In a genomic window of Deltaproteobacteria bacterium:
- a CDS encoding GNAT family N-acetyltransferase, with translation MAAVDAAAWDALDHGPSPFLEHGFLRALEDSGSIGADTGWIPRYVLAETEPGRLAGAVATFVKLHGYGEYIFDFAWARAAERAGIPYFPKLVVAAPVTPATGRRLLVHPDVSDEEAVVHALVHGVREVADLVGCHSIHWLFCTEAEQQALARMGYAARASYQFHWHNAGYASFDDFLARLSSRKRKQFRKERRRAAEAVDAIDWVAGGALTDADVAAMDALYRRNVARHWGQAYLRPGFFDRLRAYLPHRVQFVRARRGARTIAGAIYLETERALYGRYWGSTVDVDCLHFELAAYQGIERCIARRIPLFEAGAQGEHKLLRGFAPSPTFSAHWLRHPELDRAVRAFIAREAQEVAAQMRAYATYLPYRRD, from the coding sequence GTGGCGGCGGTCGATGCCGCCGCGTGGGACGCGCTCGACCATGGGCCGTCGCCGTTTCTCGAACACGGGTTTTTGCGCGCGCTCGAGGACAGCGGGTCGATCGGCGCCGACACCGGGTGGATTCCGCGCTACGTGCTCGCCGAGACGGAGCCGGGTCGGCTCGCCGGCGCGGTCGCCACGTTCGTCAAGCTGCACGGTTACGGCGAGTACATCTTCGATTTCGCGTGGGCGCGGGCCGCGGAGCGCGCCGGCATCCCGTACTTTCCGAAACTCGTCGTGGCCGCGCCAGTGACGCCCGCCACGGGCCGGCGGCTGCTCGTGCACCCGGACGTGAGCGACGAGGAGGCCGTCGTCCATGCACTCGTGCACGGCGTGCGCGAGGTGGCCGACCTCGTCGGGTGCCACTCCATCCACTGGTTGTTTTGTACCGAGGCGGAGCAGCAGGCGTTGGCCCGCATGGGATATGCGGCGCGCGCGAGCTACCAATTCCACTGGCACAACGCCGGGTATGCGTCGTTCGACGACTTCCTCGCGCGGCTGTCGTCGCGCAAGCGCAAGCAGTTTCGCAAGGAGCGGCGGCGCGCGGCCGAGGCGGTCGATGCGATCGACTGGGTGGCCGGTGGCGCGTTGACGGACGCGGACGTCGCGGCGATGGACGCGCTGTACCGGCGCAACGTCGCCCGCCACTGGGGGCAGGCGTATCTGCGGCCGGGGTTTTTCGACCGACTGCGCGCGTATCTGCCCCATCGGGTGCAGTTCGTGCGGGCGCGCCGCGGCGCGCGCACGATCGCCGGCGCGATCTATCTCGAGACCGAGCGCGCGCTGTACGGCCGGTACTGGGGCAGCACGGTCGACGTGGACTGCCTGCACTTCGAGTTGGCGGCCTATCAGGGCATCGAGCGCTGCATCGCGCGGCGCATTCCGCTGTTCGAGGCCGGCGCGCAGGGCGAGCACAAACTGCTGCGCGGGTTTGCGCCCAGCCCGACGTTCAGCGCCCACTGGCTGCGCCATCCCGAACTCGACCGCGCCGTACGCGCG
- a CDS encoding 2-dehydro-3-deoxyphosphogluconate aldolase, with product MRAADAVVAEFRARRAVAIMRWPDRRVAADAMAAAVRAGFRLVEFTLGTDGALDLIAQFAENPDLTVGAGTVLTADEVRACVDAGAQFVVSPVVDVGVIEQAGRLGVAAVPGAHTPTEMWTAYRAGAPMQKLFPAAAGGPEAVRAILGPLPCLRIVPTNGVTAANVRDYLDAGAWACGFVRAVFDPGAMAARDFAAVERAAAAVIAQVAACRGGGAPG from the coding sequence GTGCGCGCCGCCGATGCCGTAGTCGCCGAGTTCCGCGCCCGCCGCGCGGTCGCGATCATGCGCTGGCCGGACCGGCGCGTCGCGGCCGACGCGATGGCCGCGGCGGTGCGCGCCGGGTTTCGCCTCGTCGAGTTCACGCTCGGGACGGACGGCGCCCTCGACTTGATCGCGCAGTTCGCGGAGAACCCGGACTTGACGGTCGGCGCCGGAACGGTTCTGACCGCCGACGAGGTGCGGGCATGCGTCGACGCGGGCGCACAGTTCGTCGTGTCGCCGGTCGTGGATGTCGGCGTGATCGAACAAGCGGGGCGCCTCGGTGTCGCCGCCGTACCCGGCGCCCACACGCCCACCGAGATGTGGACCGCGTACCGCGCCGGCGCCCCGATGCAGAAGCTGTTTCCCGCGGCCGCCGGCGGCCCGGAGGCGGTCCGCGCCATCCTCGGGCCGCTGCCGTGCCTGCGCATCGTGCCGACCAACGGCGTCACCGCCGCCAACGTGCGCGACTACCTCGATGCCGGCGCGTGGGCGTGCGGATTCGTCCGCGCGGTGTTCGATCCCGGCGCGATGGCCGCCCGCGACTTCGCCGCAGTGGAGCGCGCCGCCGCGGCGGTGATCGCGCAGGTCGCCGCCTGCCGCGGCGGCGGCGCGCCAGGGTGA